From the Halalkalicoccus sp. CGA53 genome, one window contains:
- a CDS encoding universal stress protein, which yields MYDAILFPTDGSERSTRSLDHAVSLATAYDATLYALYVVDQSTYAGLPSDVDRETIRERQEAVGSETVRAIEDVAREAGIELVTEIRSGLPHERIVEVVEEYGIDLVVMGTQGRSGLGRLLLGSTTERVLRSSPVAVHAVPTGET from the coding sequence ATGTACGACGCGATACTCTTTCCCACGGATGGGAGCGAGCGATCGACGCGGAGCCTCGACCACGCCGTGAGCCTCGCGACCGCCTACGACGCGACGCTCTACGCGCTGTACGTCGTCGACCAGAGCACGTACGCGGGCCTCCCGAGCGACGTCGACCGAGAGACGATACGGGAGCGCCAGGAGGCGGTCGGATCCGAGACGGTGCGGGCGATCGAGGACGTCGCCCGGGAGGCCGGCATCGAACTCGTGACGGAGATCCGGTCGGGTCTCCCACACGAACGGATCGTCGAGGTCGTCGAGGAGTACGGCATCGACCTCGTCGTGATGGGGACCCAGGGCCGGTCCGGGCTCGGCCGTCTCCTCCTCGGAAGCACAACCGAGCGGGTGCTCCGGTCGAGTCCGGTCGCCGTCCACGCCGTTCCGACGGGCGAGACGTGA
- a CDS encoding flippase, translating into MSESSDSSIRALFKGGSVVFIGSLVGMVISFVSVIVIGRLLGPTGYGAIGLGSTLLTAVSTLVLLGMNTGIGRYLPRYDDPQRRRGVLVSGFQMVLPLSVLSAAIMIFFADEIATHAFNDPAVAPVIQVFALALPLASIEKLSVGGIQGVKRTLPKVYVEDLTAHSVRLILAVAILLAGYGVVGVSFAYMLGHGAAAALGLYYMWKYTSLFERVPAITMRKELLAFSTPLVISAVMVKVLHDLDTLLLGYFASTGDVGIYYFIYPIATTITIVLTSFAFLFMPMLSERHSDDDTSEMKRLYQIVTKWIFVITLPLFAVLFVFSDVIIEFIAPEYAPGAIALSILALGFMTHAVAGPNYKTLTAIGETRLVMYDNIGAAVLNVALNLLLIPRYSFVGAAVATVLSYVAVNATFSYQLYTRTGIHPFTSALVRPATASLLAVGVLFALTLTVDVTIPLFVALAALFVLVYAVIVLVLGGVEREEMMLLVSIEEQTGVDLGPVKRLAERFM; encoded by the coding sequence ATGAGTGAGTCCTCCGACTCGTCGATCCGTGCGCTGTTCAAAGGTGGGAGCGTCGTCTTCATCGGCTCGCTCGTCGGGATGGTCATCTCGTTCGTCTCGGTGATCGTCATCGGCCGGCTGCTCGGTCCGACCGGCTACGGCGCGATCGGGCTGGGCTCGACGCTCCTCACGGCGGTCTCGACGCTCGTCCTCCTCGGGATGAACACCGGTATCGGGCGATACCTCCCGCGGTACGACGACCCACAGCGTCGTCGCGGAGTGCTCGTCTCGGGTTTCCAGATGGTGCTGCCGCTGTCGGTCCTCTCGGCGGCGATCATGATCTTCTTCGCCGACGAGATCGCGACCCACGCGTTCAACGATCCGGCCGTTGCCCCGGTGATCCAGGTGTTCGCGCTCGCCCTGCCGCTGGCCTCCATCGAGAAGCTCTCGGTCGGCGGGATCCAGGGCGTGAAACGGACGCTCCCGAAGGTGTACGTCGAGGACCTCACCGCGCACTCGGTCAGGTTGATCCTCGCGGTGGCGATCCTGCTCGCGGGCTACGGCGTCGTCGGCGTCTCCTTCGCCTACATGCTCGGCCACGGCGCCGCCGCTGCGCTCGGGCTCTACTACATGTGGAAGTACACGTCGCTGTTCGAGCGCGTCCCCGCGATCACGATGCGAAAGGAGCTGCTCGCCTTCTCCACCCCGCTCGTCATCAGCGCGGTGATGGTGAAGGTGCTTCACGACCTCGATACGCTCCTGTTGGGCTACTTCGCGTCGACCGGCGACGTGGGGATCTACTACTTCATCTACCCGATCGCGACGACGATCACGATCGTGCTGACCTCCTTCGCGTTCCTCTTCATGCCGATGCTCTCCGAGCGTCACTCCGACGACGACACCAGCGAGATGAAGCGGCTCTACCAGATCGTCACGAAGTGGATTTTCGTCATCACGCTGCCGCTGTTCGCGGTGCTGTTCGTCTTCTCGGACGTCATCATCGAGTTCATCGCGCCCGAGTACGCCCCCGGCGCGATCGCGCTCTCGATCCTCGCGCTCGGCTTCATGACCCACGCGGTCGCGGGGCCGAACTACAAGACGCTCACGGCGATCGGCGAGACGCGGCTCGTGATGTACGACAACATCGGCGCGGCAGTCCTCAACGTCGCGCTCAACCTGCTTCTGATCCCCCGGTACTCGTTCGTCGGGGCGGCGGTCGCGACCGTGCTCTCGTACGTCGCGGTCAACGCCACCTTCTCGTACCAGCTCTACACGCGGACCGGGATCCACCCGTTCACCTCGGCGCTCGTCCGGCCGGCGACCGCCTCGCTTCTCGCCGTCGGCGTGCTCTTCGCCCTCACGCTCACCGTCGACGTGACGATCCCGCTGTTCGTCGCGCTCGCCGCGCTGTTCGTCCTCGTCTACGCCGTGATCGTGCTCGTACTCGGCGGGGTCGAACGCGAGGAGATGATGCTGCTCGTGAGCATCGAGGAACAGACCGGGGTGGACCTCGGGCCGGTGAAACGGCTCGCGGAGCGCTTCATGTGA
- the ftsY gene encoding signal recognition particle-docking protein FtsY, translating to MFDGLREKLGNFTKDVEEAAEVEELDENERAEGDGEDAADLANDDATEGEREDEEWAPIDPSVEDAEREPVADVEDDGSEEPEFEGEPAASATEPAPEAGRPAAEAEGDDEGSVERFDEPVRDDETEPDRTEEDAGESEKPDESEAEVPEGTDADETGSDDGEQRDGGPGFTRRAKAAALGRVVIDEERLEEPLWELEMALLESDVEMGVAEEILDRVREELIGETRTMLSSTGEVVEEALADAIHEVIGVGQFDFDERIAEAEKPVVIVFTGVNGVGKTTSIAKLSRYLEERGYSSVLANGDTYRAGANEQIREHARRLDRKLIAHEQGSDPTAVIYDAVEYAKANGIDVVLGDTAGRLHTDRGLMDQLAKIDRVVGPDMVLFVDEAVAGQDAVSRAREFNEASAIDGAILSKADADSQGGAAISIAHVTGKPILFLGTGQGYDDLVRFDPEEMVDRLLGEEP from the coding sequence ATGTTCGACGGGTTGCGAGAGAAACTCGGGAACTTCACGAAGGACGTCGAGGAGGCCGCCGAGGTCGAGGAACTCGACGAGAACGAGCGAGCGGAGGGAGACGGCGAGGATGCCGCCGATCTCGCGAACGACGACGCGACGGAAGGGGAGCGCGAAGACGAGGAGTGGGCGCCGATCGACCCGAGTGTCGAGGACGCGGAACGCGAGCCGGTCGCGGACGTCGAGGACGACGGATCCGAGGAGCCGGAGTTCGAGGGGGAGCCGGCGGCCTCGGCGACCGAACCGGCCCCGGAGGCGGGCCGGCCGGCCGCCGAGGCCGAAGGCGACGACGAGGGGAGCGTCGAGCGGTTCGACGAACCGGTTCGAGACGACGAGACGGAGCCCGACCGCACCGAGGAGGACGCCGGCGAGAGCGAGAAACCGGACGAATCCGAGGCCGAGGTTCCCGAGGGAACGGATGCCGACGAGACCGGATCCGACGACGGCGAGCAGCGAGACGGCGGTCCCGGGTTCACCCGGCGGGCGAAGGCCGCGGCGCTCGGTCGGGTCGTCATCGACGAGGAACGGTTGGAGGAGCCGCTCTGGGAGCTGGAGATGGCGCTGCTCGAGAGCGACGTCGAGATGGGCGTCGCCGAGGAGATCCTCGATCGCGTGCGAGAGGAGCTGATCGGCGAGACACGGACGATGCTCTCGAGCACCGGAGAGGTGGTCGAGGAGGCGCTGGCCGACGCCATCCACGAGGTGATCGGTGTCGGCCAGTTCGACTTCGACGAGCGGATCGCGGAGGCCGAGAAACCCGTCGTGATCGTCTTCACCGGGGTGAACGGCGTCGGCAAGACCACCTCGATCGCGAAGCTCTCTCGCTACCTGGAGGAACGGGGCTACTCCTCGGTGCTCGCGAACGGCGACACCTACCGGGCAGGGGCCAACGAGCAGATCAGAGAACACGCAAGGCGCCTCGATCGAAAGCTCATCGCCCACGAGCAGGGCAGCGATCCGACGGCGGTGATCTACGACGCCGTCGAGTACGCGAAGGCGAACGGGATCGACGTCGTGCTCGGTGACACGGCGGGACGGCTCCACACCGACCGGGGGCTCATGGACCAGCTCGCGAAGATCGACCGGGTGGTCGGCCCCGACATGGTCTTGTTCGTCGACGAAGCGGTCGCGGGCCAGGACGCCGTCTCGCGCGCACGCGAGTTCAACGAGGCGTCGGCGATCGACGGGGCGATCCTCTCGAAGGCCGACGCCGACTCGCAGGGCGGGGCGGCGATCTCGATCGCACACGTGACCGGCAAGCCGATCCTCTTTCTCGGCACCGGCCAGGGCTACGACGACCTCGTCCGGTTCGACCCGGAGGAGATGGTCGATCGGCTGCTGGGAGAGGAGCCCTGA
- the pfdA gene encoding prefoldin subunit alpha, translating to MSSPQLQELSEQLQALDAHKESVEAEIEELRSEQGEIDEAIDAIGTLESGSTVQVPLGGDAYVRATVEEIDEVIVGVGAGYAAERGREAAIETLETRKEALDGQIEELDEEIEAVEEDIDALEAQASQLQQQAQQQMQQQMQGMQGGEPDQ from the coding sequence ATGAGCTCGCCACAGCTCCAGGAGCTCTCCGAGCAGCTCCAGGCGCTCGACGCCCACAAGGAGAGCGTCGAGGCAGAGATCGAAGAGCTGCGATCCGAGCAGGGCGAGATCGACGAGGCGATCGACGCGATCGGGACCCTCGAGAGCGGCTCGACGGTGCAGGTGCCGCTCGGCGGCGACGCGTACGTCCGGGCGACGGTCGAGGAGATCGACGAGGTGATCGTCGGCGTCGGTGCGGGCTACGCCGCCGAACGCGGGCGGGAGGCGGCGATCGAGACGCTCGAGACGCGAAAGGAGGCGCTCGACGGCCAGATCGAGGAGCTCGACGAGGAGATCGAGGCGGTCGAAGAGGACATCGACGCGCTGGAGGCGCAGGCGAGCCAGCTCCAGCAGCAGGCCCAGCAGCAGATGCAACAGCAGATGCAGGGGATGCAGGGCGGAGAGCCGGATCAGTAG
- the rpl18a gene encoding 50S ribosomal protein L18Ae has translation MSIFTVSGRFEGRDGWREFETELEATNEAVAEEHVYASFGSRHNLARRQIEIGEVRER, from the coding sequence ATGAGCATCTTCACGGTGAGCGGACGATTCGAGGGACGCGACGGCTGGCGCGAGTTCGAGACGGAGCTGGAGGCGACGAACGAGGCGGTGGCCGAAGAGCACGTCTACGCCTCGTTCGGGAGCCGACACAACCTCGCACGCCGTCAGATCGAGATCGGCGAGGTGCGAGAACGATGA
- a CDS encoding winged helix-turn-helix domain-containing protein: MEGVLWYVLASSRGGPTRVRILRALDERPRNANQLANELDLDYTTVRHHLDVLMKNNIMKRSGDDYAAVYLFTDQTEANWETVEEILEAVDPGTDE, from the coding sequence ATGGAAGGCGTCCTCTGGTACGTTCTGGCCAGCTCTCGGGGCGGACCCACACGGGTTCGGATACTCAGAGCGCTGGACGAACGGCCACGAAACGCCAACCAGCTCGCGAACGAGCTCGACCTCGATTACACGACCGTTCGCCACCACCTCGACGTGTTGATGAAGAACAACATCATGAAACGAAGCGGGGACGACTACGCGGCCGTCTACCTGTTCACCGATCAGACCGAAGCGAACTGGGAGACGGTCGAGGAAATCCTCGAGGCGGTCGACCCGGGAACCGATGAGTAG
- a CDS encoding helix-turn-helix transcriptional regulator: MNLVLDDVKFLVSSKHRIGVMQALAEQPGDRNDLRTATGASSPTMGRILSDFEDRHWIERESRTYRLTGMGDFVANQLDGFLEAMAAERDLRDVSPWLPYELDGFSVNFLTDAVISYPGPGYPYKPLERHVQLMEETETIRGFGMVLLKASVVEAFFDSVFEGLEVEMIYPPDVFEAMLSWDPETVAEAVNLDHHTVYLHDNLPNSEWCGICVSDDRLSICCYDPETGMLQALVDTANQQAYAWGESIVEQYRAEAHRLDEAGDLLTVAVLQ, from the coding sequence ATGAATTTGGTACTCGACGATGTCAAGTTCCTCGTCAGTTCGAAACACCGCATCGGGGTAATGCAAGCCCTGGCCGAGCAACCGGGTGACCGGAATGATCTGCGCACCGCCACGGGAGCGTCATCGCCGACGATGGGACGGATTCTCTCCGACTTCGAGGATCGCCACTGGATCGAACGGGAATCACGAACGTATCGGCTGACCGGTATGGGTGATTTCGTTGCCAATCAGTTGGACGGATTTCTTGAGGCTATGGCGGCGGAGCGCGATCTCCGTGACGTCTCCCCATGGCTACCGTACGAACTCGACGGATTCTCTGTAAACTTCCTCACTGACGCCGTGATCTCGTATCCAGGCCCAGGATACCCATACAAACCTCTTGAGCGCCACGTCCAATTGATGGAAGAAACCGAGACCATTCGTGGATTCGGGATGGTCCTATTGAAGGCAAGCGTTGTTGAGGCCTTTTTTGACAGTGTATTTGAGGGGTTGGAAGTCGAGATGATTTATCCACCTGATGTGTTCGAGGCAATGCTGTCGTGGGATCCGGAAACCGTCGCGGAGGCAGTGAACCTGGACCACCACACGGTCTACCTGCATGACAACCTTCCGAATAGTGAATGGTGCGGGATCTGTGTCTCCGATGATCGCCTCAGTATCTGTTGCTACGACCCGGAAACGGGTATGTTACAGGCGCTCGTGGACACAGCTAACCAGCAGGCCTACGCATGGGGAGAGTCGATTGTTGAACAATACCGAGCGGAGGCACACCGATTAGACGAAGCGGGAGACCTCCTCACAGTGGCTGTACTCCAGTGA
- a CDS encoding nitroreductase family protein: protein MTELARRTDDGPIRIDDLDRRSIDHVLTTTRAVRRRLDLDRPVPVDVINECLDIALQAPTGFNMQNWRWLVITDSETRQALAEIYRRTLDPFIEMMEQELPADDEQTHRVAASSRFLAENLEEVPVHVIPCTVEPVAEVHELWKALGYETDLWNMAASAVYGELWPAAWSFMLALRSRGLGSSLTMIHLGAEPEAAELLDIPDDVSQAGVIPVAYFRGEDFKRGPRRPQEEVTFYDRWGQTGDERPKNHDQ, encoded by the coding sequence ATGACAGAACTTGCCAGGCGAACGGACGACGGTCCGATCCGGATCGATGACCTGGATCGGCGTAGCATCGATCACGTGCTGACGACGACGCGGGCGGTTCGACGTCGGCTTGATCTCGACCGACCGGTCCCCGTGGATGTCATCAACGAGTGTCTTGACATCGCGCTGCAGGCACCGACCGGATTCAACATGCAGAACTGGCGATGGCTAGTGATTACCGACTCAGAAACACGCCAGGCCCTCGCTGAGATTTACCGCCGAACACTTGATCCGTTTATCGAGATGATGGAACAAGAGCTCCCCGCCGACGACGAACAGACTCACCGGGTTGCTGCATCCTCCCGGTTTTTAGCTGAGAATCTTGAGGAAGTGCCAGTCCATGTCATTCCTTGTACGGTCGAACCGGTTGCAGAGGTCCACGAACTGTGGAAGGCCCTGGGATACGAGACGGACTTGTGGAATATGGCCGCATCTGCAGTCTACGGCGAACTGTGGCCTGCTGCCTGGAGCTTCATGTTAGCGCTACGTAGTCGCGGCCTGGGATCGTCACTGACCATGATCCACCTCGGAGCCGAACCGGAAGCAGCCGAACTCCTCGACATCCCGGACGATGTCTCTCAAGCCGGGGTTATCCCAGTTGCGTACTTTCGCGGAGAGGACTTCAAACGCGGGCCACGGCGTCCCCAGGAGGAGGTGACGTTCTACGACCGATGGGGACAGACCGGTGACGAACGTCCAAAGAACCATGATCAATAG
- a CDS encoding class I SAM-dependent methyltransferase, producing MSDEITEIARQQGELWSEGGRNWAELAAPLLTPVWSACLNCARITRGCRILDIGCGSGEALTLARLRGAEVAGIDPASDLLGIAQERVPDADLRRGDMVDLPYEDDAFDAALIINSLMFAGDRIKAIREARRVLTPDGRLGVAVWGEPDACEFRHVMKSMVDVLPEPPAGDGPFALSAPGVLKKVLERAEVEPVEEREIPTRFTCMDEEHYLQSALSGGPGQTVLRQVDKETVVDALLEAGEKFVQEDGAYHFENTFRVIAAIPEDN from the coding sequence ATGAGTGACGAGATTACCGAGATCGCTCGCCAGCAAGGCGAGCTGTGGAGCGAGGGAGGCCGGAACTGGGCGGAGCTCGCCGCTCCCCTCCTGACCCCTGTCTGGAGTGCGTGCCTCAACTGCGCCCGGATTACCAGGGGATGCCGGATATTGGACATCGGCTGTGGCTCGGGTGAGGCTCTCACCCTGGCTCGACTTCGAGGTGCGGAGGTAGCTGGGATTGATCCGGCCTCCGACCTTCTGGGAATCGCGCAGGAGCGTGTGCCTGACGCGGATCTCCGGCGCGGAGATATGGTCGATCTCCCGTATGAAGACGATGCCTTCGACGCAGCCCTCATCATCAACAGCCTCATGTTTGCAGGCGACCGGATCAAGGCGATCCGTGAGGCCCGACGGGTGTTAACTCCGGACGGCCGGCTCGGAGTTGCGGTCTGGGGGGAGCCGGACGCCTGTGAGTTCCGCCACGTTATGAAGAGCATGGTGGACGTTTTACCGGAGCCACCGGCCGGTGACGGCCCCTTCGCGCTTTCAGCACCAGGTGTTTTAAAGAAGGTACTCGAAAGGGCCGAGGTCGAACCAGTCGAGGAGCGAGAAATTCCAACACGGTTCACATGCATGGATGAGGAACACTACCTGCAGTCTGCACTAAGTGGGGGGCCAGGACAGACCGTCCTTCGACAAGTGGACAAAGAGACCGTCGTAGATGCGCTGCTGGAGGCGGGCGAGAAGTTCGTCCAAGAGGATGGTGCGTACCATTTCGAGAATACGTTCCGAGTCATCGCCGCGATCCCCGAGGACAATTGA
- a CDS encoding plastocyanin/azurin family copper-binding protein, translating into MWLTRRTVLATGGMTIAGLASGCIGSDEPTDAADDPELDDDTNPEEPAEDEDSDGPEPDDDVGDSEPEVDDDSAEETNDEDDTNGEPDDESTVTVGAGDDLHFDPETLEIEQGETVEFVWEADGHNVVVTDQPDEGTWDGVGEIQDEGYTHSNTFDVEGRYEYVCEPHEDAGMEGSVLVGDVASGVDDDPDEDDDSGSGSGY; encoded by the coding sequence ATGTGGCTCACACGACGCACTGTCCTGGCTACGGGTGGGATGACCATTGCGGGCCTCGCGAGCGGATGTATCGGTTCGGACGAACCGACCGACGCTGCCGACGATCCAGAATTGGATGACGATACTAACCCAGAGGAACCGGCCGAAGACGAGGATTCGGACGGGCCGGAACCGGACGACGATGTCGGCGATTCGGAGCCCGAAGTGGACGACGACTCGGCGGAAGAAACGAACGATGAGGACGATACGAATGGAGAACCGGATGACGAGTCGACGGTGACCGTCGGTGCCGGGGATGACCTTCACTTCGATCCCGAGACACTCGAGATCGAGCAGGGCGAGACGGTCGAATTCGTTTGGGAGGCCGACGGTCACAACGTCGTCGTCACAGACCAGCCCGACGAAGGGACGTGGGACGGGGTCGGCGAGATCCAGGACGAGGGTTACACTCACAGCAATACGTTCGATGTTGAAGGTCGATACGAGTACGTCTGCGAGCCACACGAGGACGCCGGGATGGAGGGGAGTGTCCTCGTCGGGGACGTCGCATCGGGTGTGGACGACGACCCCGACGAGGACGACGACAGCGGCTCCGGCTCCGGCTACTGA
- a CDS encoding CHRD domain-containing protein, with protein MTRRTNEDREAPTRRTFVKVVAVGGIALGLGSVTTAQDDPQRIELVGTAGGWEGVAPEAIAGETNPTLQLTEGQEYEVVWENGDGQPHDFVIENEAGDRIVDTDLMDEEGATQSVGFTAEADFVEYFCSVHPGTMVGAIEVDDTEEEEEEPEAEPEEVEEEDEPEEEEPEEEEEDEEIETDVSREFEAVLTGEAHGVETDASGHTTFEVEDDETSARYTVAVEQICDVTQAHIHLGAGGEEGPVVVWLYPEEGMEPELREGLVTGVLAEGTITEDDLVGEWEGVDFADVIATFEEGDAYVNVHTEAHPGGEIRGQIEPAG; from the coding sequence ATGACACGCAGGACCAACGAGGACAGGGAAGCACCGACGCGGCGAACGTTCGTAAAGGTCGTAGCAGTTGGAGGGATCGCCCTCGGTCTCGGCAGTGTGACGACCGCTCAAGACGATCCGCAACGGATCGAACTGGTGGGCACTGCAGGCGGCTGGGAGGGGGTCGCGCCGGAGGCTATCGCGGGAGAGACCAACCCGACACTGCAACTGACGGAGGGACAGGAGTACGAGGTCGTGTGGGAAAACGGCGACGGACAGCCCCACGATTTCGTCATCGAGAACGAAGCCGGCGATCGTATCGTCGATACCGACCTGATGGATGAGGAGGGAGCGACACAGTCCGTCGGGTTCACCGCTGAGGCGGACTTCGTCGAGTACTTCTGTTCCGTCCATCCCGGTACCATGGTCGGGGCCATCGAGGTCGACGACACCGAGGAGGAAGAGGAGGAACCCGAAGCGGAACCGGAGGAAGTCGAAGAGGAAGACGAACCCGAAGAAGAGGAGCCTGAGGAAGAAGAGGAGGATGAAGAGATCGAAACCGACGTCTCGAGGGAGTTCGAGGCGGTCCTGACGGGCGAGGCCCACGGCGTCGAGACGGACGCCTCTGGTCACACGACGTTCGAAGTCGAGGACGATGAGACGAGCGCTCGCTACACGGTAGCCGTCGAGCAGATCTGTGACGTGACACAGGCGCACATCCACCTCGGAGCGGGAGGCGAGGAGGGACCCGTCGTCGTCTGGCTCTATCCGGAGGAGGGTATGGAGCCAGAACTGAGGGAGGGGCTTGTCACGGGAGTACTCGCCGAGGGAACCATCACCGAGGACGACCTCGTCGGTGAGTGGGAGGGCGTCGACTTCGCTGATGTGATAGCGACGTTCGAGGAAGGGGACGCGTACGTCAACGTCCACACCGAAGCGCACCCTGGCGGAGAGATCCGCGGTCAGATCGAACCCGCCGGCTGA
- the phnE gene encoding phosphonate ABC transporter, permease protein PhnE, producing MTETESPERIPSVWDRLDAGTGVGLLLLVLLVAAWSFWALSLHQVNFSRAWAGVGFLFDASIPPEMSVLEVGLRGLLETLYIAYLGTLVGITLSVPVSLLASRNLFPRYANLPARWFLAGLRVLPSILWAVIFVILVGTGPPAGVLAISLYTIGFVGKLEYEAFEGLDSEPMEAVSSLGASRFQVLRFVVLPQAANALISQALFTFEYNVRHASAIGLVGAGGIGYYIMGYLEFFAYDRVIVLLGLVFVVVIVIDELSYWLRSVSVGNTSARLRK from the coding sequence ATGACTGAAACGGAGTCCCCCGAGCGCATTCCCTCCGTATGGGATCGCCTCGATGCCGGCACTGGGGTAGGCCTCTTGCTCCTCGTCCTTCTCGTAGCAGCGTGGAGCTTCTGGGCGTTGAGCCTTCACCAGGTGAACTTCTCGAGGGCATGGGCAGGTGTTGGATTCCTTTTCGACGCATCGATTCCGCCGGAGATGAGCGTACTCGAGGTAGGTCTCCGGGGACTCCTGGAGACGCTGTACATCGCGTATCTCGGCACGCTCGTTGGCATCACCCTGAGCGTACCCGTGAGTCTACTGGCCAGTCGGAACCTCTTCCCTCGATACGCGAATCTGCCCGCGCGGTGGTTTCTGGCGGGGCTTCGGGTCCTCCCGAGCATCCTCTGGGCGGTCATCTTCGTGATCCTCGTCGGTACGGGGCCGCCGGCGGGCGTCCTCGCGATCAGCCTCTACACGATCGGGTTCGTCGGCAAGCTCGAGTACGAGGCGTTCGAGGGACTCGATTCGGAACCGATGGAGGCGGTGAGCTCCCTCGGCGCGAGTCGGTTCCAGGTGCTTCGGTTCGTCGTGCTTCCCCAGGCTGCTAACGCCCTGATCAGCCAGGCGTTGTTCACCTTCGAGTACAACGTGCGCCACGCCAGCGCGATCGGGCTCGTCGGTGCTGGCGGTATCGGATACTACATCATGGGATACCTGGAGTTTTTCGCCTACGATAGGGTTATCGTCCTACTCGGGCTCGTGTTCGTGGTTGTGATCGTCATCGATGAGCTGAGCTACTGGCTCCGTTCGGTCTCCGTCGGGAACACGAGCGCACGCTTGCGAAAATGA
- a CDS encoding phosphonate ABC transporter ATP-binding protein has translation MNEFASPPIRCHDLSVGYDGNPVLEGLSFVVEESSTLALVGRSGCGKTTLLKTLAGILVPLAGEATVLGTQLPQLPPSGTLGYIPQGLGLVMHGTVLRNVLHGTLADLSRTRSLLGRFPEQSQREARTAIEAVGLAGKEHSRVKELSGGQRRRVAIARALVQEPRVLFADEILSELDEETAQSIVDCVRSLQAEMGMTVVIVEHNLGIAREISDQLLRVEDGSISERIEPTNVVHEGAQRMYD, from the coding sequence ATGAACGAGTTCGCATCGCCTCCGATACGGTGTCACGACCTCTCGGTCGGCTACGACGGGAATCCGGTACTCGAGGGTCTCTCCTTCGTGGTGGAGGAAAGCTCCACGTTGGCCCTCGTGGGTCGCAGCGGGTGCGGAAAGACCACGCTCCTGAAGACACTCGCAGGCATCCTCGTGCCGTTGGCGGGCGAAGCGACCGTACTGGGCACCCAGCTCCCGCAATTACCCCCATCGGGGACGCTGGGATACATCCCACAGGGCCTGGGGTTAGTGATGCACGGTACGGTGCTCCGGAACGTGCTCCACGGGACACTCGCAGACCTCAGCAGGACGAGGAGCCTTCTGGGACGATTCCCTGAACAGTCCCAGCGAGAGGCACGGACTGCCATCGAGGCGGTCGGCCTCGCCGGTAAGGAACACAGTCGGGTGAAGGAGCTCTCCGGTGGCCAACGCCGACGGGTGGCCATCGCCCGAGCACTCGTCCAAGAGCCACGTGTGCTCTTTGCCGACGAGATCCTCTCCGAGCTCGACGAGGAGACGGCCCAGTCGATCGTGGACTGCGTCCGCTCGCTGCAAGCAGAGATGGGAATGACCGTCGTCATCGTCGAACACAACCTCGGCATCGCCCGGGAGATTTCGGATCAGCTCCTCCGGGTAGAGGACGGGAGCATCTCGGAACGGATTGAGCCCACAAACGTGGTCCACGAAGGAGCACAACGGATGTATGACTGA